A genomic segment from Nicotiana tabacum cultivar K326 chromosome 7, ASM71507v2, whole genome shotgun sequence encodes:
- the LOC107772822 gene encoding GATA transcription factor 1-like translates to MKMEALDPSAASCFMVDVDDDLLNFSLEDETVFDDDEKTTKSITKHKHPLSSSYSSSLDSSNPVLSLLPSQQHPECVEEELEWLSNKDAFPAVEFGILADNPSIVFDHHSPVSVLENSSSTCNSSGNGSANANAYMSCCASLKVPVNYPVRARSKRRRRRQRGSFADLPSEHCMSVNKPSFKSVKQREPLLSLPLNSAKSASIGRRCQHCGADKTPQWRAGPLGPKTLCNACGVRYKSGRLLPEYRPANSPTFSPTVHSNSHRKVLEMRKQKIGVGGMMIHEACGYRVG, encoded by the exons ATGAAAATGGAGGCTTTGGACCCAAGTGCTGCTTCATGTTTTATGGTGGATGTAGATGATGACCTTCTCAACTTCTCTTTGGAAGATGAAACTGTTTTTGACGATGATGAAAAAACAACAAAATCCATTACCAAACATAAACACCCTTtatcttcttcttattcttcttccttGGATTCCTCAAACCCTGTTCTTAGCCTTCTTCCCTCCCAACAACACCCT GAATGTGTTGAGGAAGAATTGGAATGGCTGTCAAACAAAGATGCATTTCCAGCAGTGGAGTTTGGCATACTTGCCGATAACCCAAGTATTGTATTTGATCACCATAGCCCGGTTTCAGTGCTGGAGAATAGTAGCAGCACCTGTAACAGCAGTGGTAATGGCAGTGCTAATGCAAATGCGTATATGAGCTGCTGTGCCAGCTTAAAAGTCCCGGTTAATTACCCCGTTCGTGCACGGAGCAAGAGAAGGCGTAGAAGACAAAGAGGCAGCTTTGCTGACTTGCCAAGCGAGCATTGTATGTCGGTGAACAAACCGAGTTTCAAGAGCGTTAAGCAACGTGAACCATTGCTTTCATTACCGTTGAATTCAGCTAAAAGTGCTAGCATTGGGAGGAGGTGCCAACACTGTGGAGCTGATAAGACCCCACAATGGAGGGCGGGTCCCCTGGGGCCGAAAACGCTGTGTAATGCATGTGGGGTCCGCTATAAGTCAGGCAGGTTGTTGCCAGAGTATCGCCCGGCAAACAGCCCTACTTTCTCGCCGACTGTGCATTCCAATTCCCACCGGAAGGTTTTGGAGATGAGAAAGCAGAAGATTGGAGTGGGAGGAATGATGATTCATGAAGCTTGTGGATATAGGGTAGGATAG